One Zeugodacus cucurbitae isolate PBARC_wt_2022May chromosome 3, idZeuCucr1.2, whole genome shotgun sequence genomic region harbors:
- the LOC128920336 gene encoding putative nuclease HARBI1 gives MFEVDFYLHDSQRRIGIKNLFFFVKSKIPGVTMAVDGTHIKIMAPKRDKHLYYNRKGFSSLNVMIVCDHKMQIRYVCAKYPGSSHDSHIWDLSDMKSISATNYRRGNANLILGDKGYPLQPWLITPFREPITCLRKRRFNTHHAKGRCCALHNIRLNFNSNETFNEPYLDTTENEYSIDDDNDLDDMPTDEASRIRDSFLDIF, from the exons ATGTTCGAGGTGGATTTCTATTTACATGACTCACAGCGAAGAATTGGAatcaaaaacctttttttttttgtcaaatcaaAAATTCCAGGCGTGACAATGGCAGTTGATGGAACTCACATAAAGATAATGGCTCCAAAAAGAGATAAACATCTCTATTATAACCGCAAAGGATTCTCAAGTCTGAACGTTATGATT gtgtgcGACCACAAAATGCAAATACGTTACGTATGTGCTAAATATCCAGGCAGTAGTCACGATTCTCATATATGGGATTTGAGTGACATGAAATCTATCAGCGCTACCAATTATCGGAGaggaaatgcaaatttaatattaG GTGACAAAGGATACCCTCTTCAACCGTGGCTTATAACTCCATTTAGAGAACCAATCACATGCCTTAGAAAAAGAAGATTTAATACGCATCATGCTAAAGGCCGCTGCTGTGCATTGCATAATATTCGtttgaattttaattctaaCGAAACTTTTAATGAGCCATACCTGGATACAACTGAAAATGAATATTCCATCGATGATGACAATGATTTAGATGATATGCCCACCGACGAAGCAAGTAGAATAAGAGAtagttttttagatattttttaa